Sequence from the Sphingobacteriaceae bacterium GW460-11-11-14-LB5 genome:
AACGGAGCAGCAATATTAATTAACGACCGCTCTGCAGAAGATACCCTGGTTAAAGAAGCATTAGCCCTGTTAAACAATAAAGAGCAGTGCGAAACGCTTGCCGAAAATTTAGCTAAGATGGCATTGCCAGAAGCAGATGAAATTATTGCGAACGAAGTATTGAAATTGATTAAGTAAAGATATGAGAAACTAGATGTAGGATATGAGTTCAGACTATTTGTCTAGTGCCTCAAATCTCCCATCTCAAATCTAATAAAATGGAACTAAGTAAAATAAATAGGGTTTTCTTTGTAGGTATCGGTGGTATCGGCATGAGTGCGCTTGCCCGTTATTTTGCTAAACGCGGACAGGTAGTTTGTGGTTACGATAAAACCAGGACCAGGCTGACCGAAACCTTAGAGCAGGAAGGCATTCTCATTACTTATCTTGATGAAGCCTCTTCGCTGCCTTGTGCATTTTTGGATAATCATGATGATACCCTCGTGGTTTACACCCCGGCGATTCCAAAAGATTCCAAAATTTTAAACCATTTTATAAGTAAAGGTTTCGCGCTTAAAAAGCGTTCTGAGGTTTTAGGGATTATCAGTAAAGGGATGTTCTGTATTGCGGTTGCGGGTACGCATGGCAAAACTACGACATCTTCTATTGTTGCACATATTTTAAAAGATACCGGCTACGATTGTACGGCCTTTTTAGGCGGGATAACCAGTAACTATAACAGTAATGTGCTTTTTGGGAAAAACAACGTGGTAGTGGTAGAAGCTGATGAATATGATCGTTCGTTTCTAACCCTGCACCCGGATGTGGCCGTAGTAACCTCAATGGATGCCGATCATTTGGATATTTATGGCGATAAAAGCCATCTGGAAGAATCTTTCCGTTTGTTTGCCGGCCAGTTGAAAGCCGAAGGGGTACTTTATGCACATGAAGGATTACCGCTGGAAAAAAGCATCAGTTATGCCGCAAGTTCAACAGCAACAGCGAGGGCGGAAAATTTAAGGGTAGAAGGATCGAAATTTGTTTTTGATTATACCGATAGCACCCAAAGTGTCAAAGACATCAGTTTAATGCTTCCCGGTAAGCACAATGTCGAAAATACAACGGTTGCCATTGCTATTGCCTTACAGCTAGGTATCGATGCTGAAAAAGTAAAACAAGCGGTTGCAAACTTCAAGGGTGTTAAACGCCGCTTCGAATATATTGTGAATAATGGCAGTCAGATTTATATTGATGATTATGCACA
This genomic interval carries:
- a CDS encoding UDP-N-acetylmuramate--L-alanine ligase — encoded protein: MELSKINRVFFVGIGGIGMSALARYFAKRGQVVCGYDKTRTRLTETLEQEGILITYLDEASSLPCAFLDNHDDTLVVYTPAIPKDSKILNHFISKGFALKKRSEVLGIISKGMFCIAVAGTHGKTTTSSIVAHILKDTGYDCTAFLGGITSNYNSNVLFGKNNVVVVEADEYDRSFLTLHPDVAVVTSMDADHLDIYGDKSHLEESFRLFAGQLKAEGVLYAHEGLPLEKSISYAASSTATARAENLRVEGSKFVFDYTDSTQSVKDISLMLPGKHNVENTTVAIAIALQLGIDAEKVKQAVANFKGVKRRFEYIVNNGSQIYIDDYAHHPEELRACFDAVRQLYPDKKLTVIFQPHLFTRTRDFADEFAKVLSTADELMLLEIYPARELPIEGINSQFLLDKITLADKKICGKDFVVQQVKNTKPELILTVGAGDIDTIIEPLKNILNNA